A single window of Gossypium hirsutum isolate 1008001.06 chromosome A10, Gossypium_hirsutum_v2.1, whole genome shotgun sequence DNA harbors:
- the LOC107897273 gene encoding glucan endo-1,3-beta-glucosidase 14, whose amino-acid sequence MPALTSLAFLFAIVFKSSKTGPTPPLLQMECTSSVYLPTFQMGSSFFLWLFLIFSVIFSPVSAKHSVTWTYGVNYGRIANNLPQPESVVTLLKAAKINHIRIYDADHGVLQAFKGSGIEIIIGLPNEYLKEISIGEDRAMNWVQENVQSFLPDTRIRGIAVGNEILGGTTIELWEVLLPAAKNVYSALYRLGLQHTVEVSSPHSEAVFANSFPPSACIFRPDVAPFMKPLLEFSSQIGSPFYINAYPFLAYKNDPQHIDINYALFKDNRGIYDAKTKLHYDNMFEAQVDAAYAALDKAGFSKMQVIVSETGWASRGDPDEAGANVKNARTYNRNLRKLLAKKKGTPFRPKMVIKAYVFALFNENLKPGPTSERNFGLFKPDGSISYDVGFTGLVPSAAPPSILVSFKEIAGQGWLRWSYLLVSTAWAVVLL is encoded by the exons ATGCCTGCATTAACAAGTCTTGCCTTTCTTTTTGCTATAGTTTTTAAGTCATCAAAGACTGGACCAACCCCACCTCTTCTACAAATGGAATGCACATCCTCCGTTTATCTTCCTACATTTCAAATgggttcttctttctttctctggCTCTTCCTAATCTTCTCTGTCATATTCTCTCCTG TTTCAGCTAAACATTCAGTCACATGGACCTATGGAGTAAACTATGGCAGAATAGCAAACAACCTACCACAACCAGAAAGCGTGGTGACTCTTCTAAAAGCTGCAAAGATAAACCACATTCGTATCTACGACGCAGATCACGGAGTTCTCCAGGCCTTTAAAGGGTCCGGTATAGAAATTATAATTGGACTTCCCAatgaatatttaaaagaaataagtATAGGTGAGGACCGTGCCATGAATTGGGTACAAGAAAACGTACAGTCATTCCTTCCCGATACTCGAATCCGAGGAATAGCCGTCGGCAATGAGATATTGGGAGGGACAACTATAGAACTTTGGGAGGTCTTATTACCAGCAGCAAAGAATGTTTATAGTGCTCTTTACAGATTGGGTTTACAGCATACTGTTGAGGTTTCAAGTCCACATTCAGAAGCTGTATTTGCCAATTCTTTCCCACCATCAGCTTGCATCTTCAGACCCGATGTTGCTCCATTCATGAAGCCACTATTGGAGTTTTCCTCACAGATAGGCTCTCCGTTTTATATAAACGCATATCCGTTCCTAGCCTACAAGAATGACCCTCAACACATCGACATTAACTACGCATTATTCAAAGATAATCGTGGGATTTACGATGCAAAAACGAAGCTACATTATGATAACATGTTTGAAGCTCAGGTAGATGCAGCCTATGCAGCATTGGACAAAGCTGGTTTCAGCAAGATGCAAGTCATTGTTTCTGAAACCGGATGGGCTTCGCGTGGGGATCCTGATGAAGCTGGTGCAAACGTGAAGAACGCAAGGACTTACAACCGGAACCTGCGTAAACTGTTGGCTAAGAAGAAGGGAACCCCATTTAGGCCAAAGATGGTGATCAAGGCTTATGTTTTTGCATTGTTCAATGAAAATTTAAAGCCTGGGCCAACATCCGAGAGAAACTTTGGATTGTTCAAACCTGATGGAAGCATTTCGTATGATGTAGGGTTCACTGGACTGGTGCCTTCTGCAGCACCACCCTCCATACTTGTCTCTTTTAAG GAAATTGCGGGGCAGGGTTGGTTAAGATGGTCTTATTTATTGGTTTCCACGGCTTGGGCTGTTGTTTTACTCTAG
- the LOC107896091 gene encoding protein LURP-one-related 12: protein MKAGLGVDGEYIYEQEKHLTVLKTSLFFANDGFIVYDCKGQLLFRVDSYGPLPRDKGQLVLMDAHGKCLLTLRKKRPSLHQRWEGFVGERSEGQKPIFSVKRSSIIGRCGMIVEMLNNPGEEYQIEGNFGQRSCKILNARKESMAEVKRKVDASRKVVLGKDVFLLSLKPGFDGAFAMGLVLVIDQIYGDDYVQNYYEAETFPYHTPLMF from the exons ATGAAAGCAGGTTTGGGTGTAGATGGCGAATATATTTACGAACAAGAGAAGCATCTCACTGTTCTTAAAACTTCTCTTTTCTTCGCCAACGATGGCTTCATTGTTTACGACTGTAAAGGCCAGTTACTCTTCCGAGTCGACTCCTACGGCCCTCTTCCTCGTGATAAAGGTCAACTTGTTCTTATGGATGCTCATGGAAAATGCCTACTCACCCTAAGAAAAAAG AGGCCGAGTTTGCATCAGCGGTGGGAAGGGTTTGTAGGGGAAAGATCGGAAGGACAGAAACCGATATTCAGTGTGAAAAGATCATCAATAATCGGACGGTGTGGGATGATAGTTGAAATGTTGAACAATCCAGGAGAGGAGTACCAGATCGAAGGGAACTTTGGGCAACGAAGCTGCAAGATATTGAATGCAAGGAAGGAATCAATGGCTGAGGTCAAACGGAAAGTTGATGCTTCGAGGAAGGTGGTACTTGGGAAGGACGTGTTTTTGCTTTCCTTAAAACCAGGCTTTGATGGAGCCTTTGCTATGGGGTTGGTACTTGTTATTGATCAGATCTATGGTGATGATTATGTCCAAAATTATTATGAGGCTGAGACCTTCCCCTACCACACACcgctaatgttttaa